From a region of the Pieris brassicae chromosome 13, ilPieBrab1.1, whole genome shotgun sequence genome:
- the LOC123717664 gene encoding protein canopy homolog 4 — protein sequence MMVLKYFTCFLFILNVMGSHDVEVKSEEDLGVKYANRCEVCKILATELQSRLEETGKVHDVIEIGYSLDDVKPKKRTKYEKSELRLIESLDGVCEKILDYNIHKERGDSTRFAKGMSQTFKTLHGLVDKGVKVDLGIPLELWDKPSAEITHMKTQCESLLEENEEVIEDWYWKLQGNVDLKIHLCTKHALRNTDDSCLFEELKQKGDSAKAKTEL from the coding sequence ATGATggttcttaaatattttacctgttttctatttatattaaatgtgatGGGCAGCCATGACGTTGAAGTAAAATCCGAAGAAGACTTAGGGGTCAAGTACGCTAATAGATGCGAAGTGTGCAAAATATTAGCAACAGAATTGCAAAGCCGGCTAGAAGAAACCGGCAAAGTGCACGACGTAATTGAAATTGGATATTCTCTAGATGACGTTAAGCCAAAGAAGAGGACGAAGTATGAAAAGTCTGAACTTCGACTCATTGAGTCATTGGATGGTGTTTGTGAAAAAATCCTCGACTATAATATTCATAAGGAGCGAGGTGATAGTACGAGATTTGCTAAAGGTATGAgtcaaacttttaaaactttacatGGCCTTGTTGATAAAGGTGTTAAAGTTGATTTGGGAATACCTTTAGAGTTATGGGACAAACCCTCAGCAGAAATAACTCACATGAAAACTCAATGTGAAAGCCTTTTAGAAGAGAATGAGGAAGTCATTGAAGACTGGTATTGGAAGCTACAAGGGaatgttgatttaaaaatCCACTTGTGTACAAAACATGCATTGAGAAACACAGATGATTCCTGTTTGTTTGAAGAGCTTAAACAAAAAGGTGACAGTGCTAAAGCCAAGACAGAATTGtga